GCTTTTTGGTGCGAGAACGAAGAGTTCCTGGGAGTTGTGAACGGTCACCGCATCAGTTTAGGTCATTGTGTTGATTATCCCCTGACCTGTGTCTCGGGCGCGTCGTTTCAGGTTTCAAATATTTTAGCTGCGATGGCTACGGCAGTTTCCCTCGGGGAATCACCTGTGCACGTCATGGAGGCTTTGCGTAACTTTAATCCGACGGCAGAAAACCAGGGTCGCTTTAATATCTATCGAATTCACGATGCTCATATCATTATTGATTACGGCCACAATGCGGATGCAATTTCAAATATTGGTGAAATTCTTTACAAGCACCCCGAAGCTCATAAGATTGCGATGTTTGGTCTTCCAGGAGATCGTTCGGATGACTTGCTCTCTTTGACAGCTCATCAGATGGGAAAGGTCTTTGATGAAGTCTACGTGCGTGACGACGAAGACCTTCGGGGAAGGCAGCCTTTAGAGGTGCCTCATTATCTGCAAAATATTTTTAACGTTAGTTTTCCAAATTTAAAACATCACGTTGTGCAAGATTACAAAACGGAGCTTCACAACATTTTAAGCAATCTCAAAAAAGGAGACATCTTCGTTATCTTTTTTGAAAATCTCAAACCTCTTTTACAAATTTTAAGAGAATTCGACCCTAAACCCGTTGATAAAATCGAAGGGCAAACGATCCGATACAAGCCACAAGCTTCCGACGAGTTGAGTTTAAGATGATATACTTGGAGAACGCTGAAATATTCCAGGAAGGCCGTTTTATAAAGGCTCATATTTTTACGGCCGGGGAAAGAATTAAAAAAATTCAAGCGGTCGATTACCATACTTTGCGGGATCTGGATGTTAAAGTTTATGACTGTACGGGATGTTTTGTTATTCCAGGAATTCTGGATCCGCATTTGCATCTTGCCGGAGGAAGCGGAGAAAAAGGCGGCTTCTCCTCGCAAAGTGCCGCCATCACAATTGCCGAATGTGTTCGAGGCGGAGTCACAACGCTTGTTGGAACTTTGGGTGTAGATACCACAACAAAAACAATGCCCGAGCTTGTTGCCAGAGCGAGGGCCTTCAACGATGTAGGACTGACTGCTTACTGCTACACCGGAGGCTACGACTGCCCCCCGCGAACGATCACAGATTCCGTTCGTCACGACGTGATTTATATTCCGGAGATCATTGGCGTTGGAGAAATCGCCATCGCAGATCGCCGTGCTCCAGAGCCCACACTTCATGATCTTGCGCGCTCCATGGTTGATGCTTATGTCGGCGGAATGCTAAGCAACAAACCTGGTATTTCACATATCCACGCCGGCGGGGGCGACCGTCGTTTGCAAACCTTGCGTGATCTCATGGAAGTTCATGTTATTGTTCCGCATAAAATTCACATCACACATATTGGCAGAAGCAAGGCTCTGGTGGAGGAAGCCATCGAGATGGCGAAGCGTGGTTGTTTTGTCGACCTTGATCTTTGGGACAGGGACTTTGTGTATTGGTACAAAGTGTACCGCGACCTCGGCGGTCCTTTGGATCAATTAACTGTGTCATCAGACGCCGGTATTGGATCTCCGTCAGAGTTGTGGTGGGAACTTCGAGACGCCGTTTTAAATCATGGCTATACCTTGGAAGAACTTCTTCCTCACTTTACCGTGAATACGGCGCGAGCTTTGGGACTCAGTCGAAAGGGGCGAATTCTGGTCGAGCACGACGCTGATTTGACAGTGATTGATGCAAAAAATTTTGAAATTAAACATGTAATTTCTCGAGGACAAGTGTTCCTCGAAGACGGAAAATTTGTATTCAGTAACAGGATGGATTTCTCACGAAGAGGTCTAGACATTTATGGAATCGGTGAAGAAAACGACAAAAAAAGCAGCTAGAACTCACGCCAAGGTTGCTCATCCTCATGGAACTTTGATCATTATCGGCGGTAAAGAAGATAAATCCGGCGAGATGAAAATTCTCAAAGAAATTGCTCGCCGTTTGGAAAACGGAAAGCTTGTGATTATCACTGCCGCCAGTGAAATTCCGTCGGAAGTCTGGAATGACTACGAAAAAGTTTTTAAAAAGTTAAAAGTCCATAACCTTGAACATCTTCACGTCAATCAGCCTGACGACGTCGAAAAGGTGAATTTGGAAAAAGTTTTTCATAATGCCAAGGGAATTTTCTTTACCGGCGGAGATCAGCTGAAACTCACAAGCAAACTTGGCGGCACCGTGGTCATGGATTATATCATTGAAGTTTTTCGTGCCGGAGGAGTGTTGGCAGGAACTTCTGCCGGGGCCGCAGTCATGGGGGAAACCATGCTTGTCGGAGGTGAAAATGGCGAGTCTCATAAAGTAGGAAACTGGATGATGGCTCCCGGTCTTCGTTTTGTGGAGAACATGATCATCGATCAGCATTTCGCGCAAAGAGGACGGATTGGAAGATTATTAGGAGCGGTTGCCTTGAATCCGGGCATCCTGGGAATCGGCATCGATGAAGGCACGGCGATCGTGATCGAAGAAAACAAATTTAAAATCTTAGGAGACAACGCCGTCTACGTTCTAGATGGACGGGAAGTCACTTATACAAATATTTCTGAAGCCTCCGCAGATCAAACCATGTCTATTCACGACGTAAAACTGCACGTTTTATCTGAACCTGAAGTGTTTGATTTAAAAGCTCGCACGGCTTTAACCTAAATATGATTCAAACTAAAATTTTCGTTTGGCGACAATAATATATTTTCGTGGATAAATGTATCCAAAATTGTTACAATAAGATCGTTTTAAAGGTGATCTTATGAAAAAACTCTCTGACGTTCAGCTTTCGGTTCTAGATTTAGCTCCTGTGGCTCAAGACAAAACCATTTCTGATTCCTTCAAAAACACTCTGAATTTAGCCCAATATGTGGAGCGCTTGGGGTATCATCGCTTTTGGTTGGCTGAACATCACAACTTAGAAGGAATCGCTAGTGCCGCAACATCGGTTCTTATCGGTTACGTCGCAGGTGGAACTTCAAAAATTCGCGTGGGCTCAGGTGGCATTATGCTTCCTAATCATGCGCCTTTAGTTATCGCAGAACAATTTGGAACGTTAGCAACTCTTTATCCTGATCGCATTGATTTAGGTTTAGGAAGAGCGCCAGGAACAGACGGTCTCACAATGCGCGCCTTGCGAAGAGAAATGACGGGCAGGGAAGCAGAGTTTTCAGATCTCGTTAAAGAACTTCAATATTATTTTGCGCCCGTTCACGAAGGTCAAAAAGTTCGCGCCATTCCAGGCGCCGGGATTGCTGTGCCCTTGTGGCTTTTAGGTTCCAGTCTTTATAGTGCACAATTGGCGGCGGAACTCGGCTTACCTTATGCTTTCGCAGGCCATTTCGCGCCGGAACTGATGATGCAAGCAATAGACATTTATCGTGTAGGCTTTAGACCTTCCAGTGTTTTAGAAAAACCCAAAGTCATGGTTGGCGTTCAGGTTTTGGCAGCTGACACGGATGAGAAAGCCAATTTGTTAGCAACCACAGTCTATCAAAGATTCTTAGGCATCATCCGCAATCAAAGAGTCTCCTTGCAACCTCCCGTGAAAAGTATGGATGGCTTATGGGGGCCTGCCGAAAAAGATCTCGTGCTTTCGCGTCTTCGCACCTCCGTGATCGGAAACCCACAAAAAGTTCGTGAAGGCTTGCAAAAACTTATCAATAAAACCGAGGCTGATGAACTCATCATTGTTTCCGATGCCTACGATCATCAAGATCGTCTGCGTTCATTTGAAATTATCAAGGAAGTCACACGCGAATAAAGTTCTCTTGTTTGTTTGCAGTCTTCAGGATCAAAGTTAGACAATCGTATGTGAATGAACGGTACTGATCCTCATTGGAGGATGACCGTGAGCAATGTTGAAGACAAAGACGCCGAATTTTCCAGAAGGGACGCAATAAAAATCGCCGCGACAGGATTTTTAGCAGCTCTCCCTCTAACAACAGCCGTAGCAAAAGCTGAAGCCGTTGTTGAAAAAACAAAAGCACCTCCCAAAATTAAAAAACCAAAAATCACCTATACATTTTTAAATCGCAACGAAGCGGCCTTTATCGAAGCGGCTATCTCTCGTCTTATCCCTGCAGATGAAAGCTGGGGTGGAGCCTTGGAAGCTGGCGTCTCAAACTACATTGATAAGCAACTCGGCGGCAGTTGGGGTGCCGGAGAACGCCTCTATCGCAGTGGCCCCTGGTTACCAGGAACGAAAAGCCAGGGTTATCAACTTCCTTACACTCCCGCAGAGCTTTTCAGAACAGCTCTGAAAGCCCTTGAAAAAGATTTTTCTAAAAAAACACCGTTCGCCAAAATGACAGCGCAACAACAAGACGAATTTTTAAAAAAACTAGAGAGTGAAGACCGCGATCTTGATGGAGTTCCTTCCAAAGTTTTTTTCTCCTCCCTCTTGCAGATCACGATGGAAGGCTTTTTCAGCGACCCAGTTTATGGAGGGAATCAAAACATGATTTCCTGGCGCATGATTGGTTTCCCTGGCGCTTACGGAAGCTACTACGATATCGTCGATAAACACGGCATTAAGATCTCTCGTGCTCCAATCAGTCTTGCAGAAGACTCCATGGGGCATGTGCACGCCAATCCAAATATTCCGGCAAGATAAGGAGTTCCTATGGCCACGAAATTAAAATCAGTCAATGTCGTTACAATCGGAGTCGGTCTTGCGGGCTCCATCTTAGGAAAAGAACTTGCAGCTTCAGGATTAAAAGTCGTAGGCCTCGAACGTGGTTCTATGCGCGACACAGTTCCCGACTTTCAATCACCGAATATGCACGATGAACTTCGTTTTGCTGTTCGTAAAGGCCTTATGCAAGACAATGTAAAAGAAGCCATCACAGCCCGTAACAACGTGAACGAGACGGCTCTTCCTATGCGCCGCTGGGATAGTTTTCTCCCGGGAACGGGTGTCGGTGGAGCTTCCGTTCACTGGAATGGACAAACATTTCGTTTTCAGGTCGCCGATTTTATTTCTAGATCCTATCATGAACAAAAATACGGGAAAAAATTTATCGATCCGGAATTGCGCATTCAAGATTGGGGAGTCACGTACGACGATTTAGAAAAACACTTCGATCGTTTTGAATATCTCTGCGGGACCAGCGGAAAAGCCGGAAACATCAAAGGAAAAATTCAGCCGGGGGGAAATCCCTATGAAGGGTGGCGCTCGCGCGAGTACCCAACTCCTCCGATGAAAGAACCTTACTTCGCAGCTCTCTTCGGAAAAGCAGCGAGAGAACTCGGCTACAAAACATTTCCTCAACCATCATCGAATTTAAGTCAGCCCTACGTCAATCCGGAAGGGCTCGCAATGAATGCTTGTGTCTTCTGCGGTTTCTGTGAACGCTTTGCCTGTGAGCATTACGCAAAATCAAGCCCTCAAACGATGATTTTGCCGTTAGCTCTTAAAAATCCAAACTACGAATTGCGCACGGGCTGCCAAGTTTTAAAAATCAATTTGGACAGCACCAAGAAAAAAGCGACAGGAGTCACTTACGTCGACAGTGCCGGAAGAGAATTTGAACAACCCGCCGATCTCGTTCTTGTAACAGCATTCGCCGTGAATAACGTCCGTCTTCTTTTGTTGTCAGGCATTGGACAGCCTTATGATCCGCAAACCGAAAAGGGCGTGGTCGGTCGAAACTACGCTTATCAAACAATGAGCAGCGCCCAGGTCTTTTACGACGAAAATGTGAACATCAATCCTTTCATGGCGTCTGGAGCCAATGGCACTATGATTGATGATTTCGGCGGAGAAAGTTTTGATCACGGTCCGCATAAATTTATCGGCGGAGCTTATGTCGGCTCAATCATGACAAACGGTCGACCGATTGAATTTCATCCAACACCACCTGGAACGCCGGCTTGGGGACTAGAATGGAAAAAGGCCGTTGCGAAACACTATAATCACACCGTGGCTTTAAATATTCACGGCAGCTCCAGTTCCAGTCGCTGGAATTATTTGGATCTTGACCCAACGTACAAAGATGCGTGGGGACTGCCACTTCTGCGAATGACTTTTGATTTTCCAGATAACGACATCCGCATGGCCAAATTTGTGACTGAAAAAACAAAAAAAATCGGCGAAGCCATGGGAGGAAAAACCGTCGTAGCCACCGCAAGGCAAAAACCATGGAACACCACAGTTTACCAAACAACTCATACAACGGGTGGCACCGTCATGGGAAATGATCCCAGCACGAGCGTTGTAAACCGCTACCTGCAAAGCTGGGATGTGCCCAATGTGTTTGTTATTGGCGCTTCCAATTTCCCTCAGAACGCCGCGTACAATCCAACAGGAACCGTCGGAGCTCTGATCTACTGGTGTCTTGATGCGCTTAAAGAGAAATACTTAAAAAAACCGGGACCATTGGTGTAGTTATGAATAAAGAAACTCTTTTTACAATTCTACTTCTTCTCGGCGTTTCAGTGGGAATTGCTATCGCCCAGCAGTCTCCCTCCGAAGGACCTCAAACTCAATGGACCACGAGCGAGGAAGATATTCAAGCTGGAGAGAAAATCGCGAAGGAAGGAACGAAATCCGGAGCAACCGCCTGCTTTGTCTGCCACGGTTTAAAAGGTAGCGAAAACCTCACCGGCCAGTTTCCGCGCATTGCTCAGCAGCCAGCGTTGTATCTTGCGACTCAATTAAAAGACTACGCGACCGGAGTTCGTATCAACTCTGTGATGGAGCCAATCGCAAAAAACCTAAGTGAAGCGGAAAGAAAACAAGTCGCAGCTTATTATTCATCCCTAGAGATGGCTTCCAAAAAACTCTCGTCTAAAATCAAAGGCGACATCAAAAGAGGACAAATTCTTGCAACGGTAGGCGATGCAAAGATCCGTCTGCAAGCCTGCAATAACTGCCACGGTCCCGGAGGTATTGGTTTGGCTCCCGCGATTCCTTATCTCGCAGGACAGTTCGGTGCTTACATTGAAACCCAGTTAAAAGCCTGGAAGTCAGGACAAAGAAAAAACAGTCCCGGTCAAATGAACGACATCGTGCAAAGGCTCGATGAAAAAGACATGGCGGCGTTAGCTGCATACTTTGAACAAGTGCAACGAACGCCACCAAAGAAGGTCCGCTAAAAAGTGGACCTAAAAATTATTTCTGCGGCGTTGTCGCAGGGCTGTCTGACTTTTTCTCGTCGCGAATATACTCGCGACATTCATCAGCAAACGGGCTGTAACGCAAATCAATCACTTTTGCGAGTTCTTCACAGAACTTATTGCCAACAGTGCCGTGAGCCTCTTGGCCATCTTTTCTAGTGGCATGACTCAATTGTGCCGTCAGCAGTACCGAAAGAGTTAAAAGAGAAAAAAGCTTTTTCATAAATCCCCCTCAGGATTAAATTAATTTTCTTCAACAATAGGAAAAAGACTGATGCTCATCTGGAAAACACGGTCTTTCTTTTCTCCGGATTCCAAGAACACCATCAGCTCACGACGGAAAGCCGCGATCTTTTTCTTAGCCTCTTCAAGACGGTCACTATCTCCACAAAGTGTGATCGTCGAGTGACTGCGCTTTTCAAAAGGAATATCATCCAGAGCTTCGATAGCTTGTTGATTGATCTGCTTTTGAATTTTCTTAAAGGCCGCTGACGTAAATGGATTCGTCGTCGTTGTGCAGTTTTCATTCACACGCAGGCGAGCGTTCTCATCTAAGGACAGTAAGCCCATTCTTAAAAGCTTTTGAATCGCTTCAGCAACGTCTTGAACAGGAACTTTCAGGCGTTGCGCGATCCACGCAGGATCAGAAACAAAATAATCTAAGTGAGTCATCTCAAGAATGGCATAGTGAAACCAATCTGAAATCACATCAAACTCTGTCTCACTCAAAGCTTTAAAAGCGCCATCACCAACACCGTAGCCTGCAAGACCCTTATAGTACTCAATTTGCGTGCGAGTGAGATTCAAGGGGCCGCTTAACTTATCAATCGTCTTAGAAGTGATAGGTCTTTTCGATGCAAAGATTTTGGAAAGAAAAGAAGAGTCGATTCCCAAGAAACGTGCGTAGGCTCTTAGAGAATACAGACGATTCTTCTGCATTCTTTTTTGATATTCTTTTTGCAATAAAGTTTTAAAGTCTTTTTGAATTTCCATCGAGGGCGTTTTTATCAAAAAAATTTTTGCTTGCAACTAAATCAGAGTGAGGACGAGCTTGTACTCACTCTGAGAATTGCATTTTTAATGTTCTTCAAGGAGG
This region of Bdellovibrio sp. BCCA genomic DNA includes:
- a CDS encoding LLM class flavin-dependent oxidoreductase, coding for MKKLSDVQLSVLDLAPVAQDKTISDSFKNTLNLAQYVERLGYHRFWLAEHHNLEGIASAATSVLIGYVAGGTSKIRVGSGGIMLPNHAPLVIAEQFGTLATLYPDRIDLGLGRAPGTDGLTMRALRREMTGREAEFSDLVKELQYYFAPVHEGQKVRAIPGAGIAVPLWLLGSSLYSAQLAAELGLPYAFAGHFAPELMMQAIDIYRVGFRPSSVLEKPKVMVGVQVLAADTDEKANLLATTVYQRFLGIIRNQRVSLQPPVKSMDGLWGPAEKDLVLSRLRTSVIGNPQKVREGLQKLINKTEADELIIVSDAYDHQDRLRSFEIIKEVTRE
- a CDS encoding cyanophycinase, translating into MESVKKTTKKAARTHAKVAHPHGTLIIIGGKEDKSGEMKILKEIARRLENGKLVIITAASEIPSEVWNDYEKVFKKLKVHNLEHLHVNQPDDVEKVNLEKVFHNAKGIFFTGGDQLKLTSKLGGTVVMDYIIEVFRAGGVLAGTSAGAAVMGETMLVGGENGESHKVGNWMMAPGLRFVENMIIDQHFAQRGRIGRLLGAVALNPGILGIGIDEGTAIVIEENKFKILGDNAVYVLDGREVTYTNISEASADQTMSIHDVKLHVLSEPEVFDLKARTALT
- a CDS encoding c-type cytochrome; this translates as MNKETLFTILLLLGVSVGIAIAQQSPSEGPQTQWTTSEEDIQAGEKIAKEGTKSGATACFVCHGLKGSENLTGQFPRIAQQPALYLATQLKDYATGVRINSVMEPIAKNLSEAERKQVAAYYSSLEMASKKLSSKIKGDIKRGQILATVGDAKIRLQACNNCHGPGGIGLAPAIPYLAGQFGAYIETQLKAWKSGQRKNSPGQMNDIVQRLDEKDMAALAAYFEQVQRTPPKKVR
- a CDS encoding gluconate 2-dehydrogenase subunit 3 family protein, with amino-acid sequence MSNVEDKDAEFSRRDAIKIAATGFLAALPLTTAVAKAEAVVEKTKAPPKIKKPKITYTFLNRNEAAFIEAAISRLIPADESWGGALEAGVSNYIDKQLGGSWGAGERLYRSGPWLPGTKSQGYQLPYTPAELFRTALKALEKDFSKKTPFAKMTAQQQDEFLKKLESEDRDLDGVPSKVFFSSLLQITMEGFFSDPVYGGNQNMISWRMIGFPGAYGSYYDIVDKHGIKISRAPISLAEDSMGHVHANPNIPAR
- a CDS encoding DUF4423 domain-containing protein: MEIQKDFKTLLQKEYQKRMQKNRLYSLRAYARFLGIDSSFLSKIFASKRPITSKTIDKLSGPLNLTRTQIEYYKGLAGYGVGDGAFKALSETEFDVISDWFHYAILEMTHLDYFVSDPAWIAQRLKVPVQDVAEAIQKLLRMGLLSLDENARLRVNENCTTTTNPFTSAAFKKIQKQINQQAIEALDDIPFEKRSHSTITLCGDSDRLEEAKKKIAAFRRELMVFLESGEKKDRVFQMSISLFPIVEEN
- a CDS encoding amidohydrolase family protein; this encodes MIYLENAEIFQEGRFIKAHIFTAGERIKKIQAVDYHTLRDLDVKVYDCTGCFVIPGILDPHLHLAGGSGEKGGFSSQSAAITIAECVRGGVTTLVGTLGVDTTTKTMPELVARARAFNDVGLTAYCYTGGYDCPPRTITDSVRHDVIYIPEIIGVGEIAIADRRAPEPTLHDLARSMVDAYVGGMLSNKPGISHIHAGGGDRRLQTLRDLMEVHVIVPHKIHITHIGRSKALVEEAIEMAKRGCFVDLDLWDRDFVYWYKVYRDLGGPLDQLTVSSDAGIGSPSELWWELRDAVLNHGYTLEELLPHFTVNTARALGLSRKGRILVEHDADLTVIDAKNFEIKHVISRGQVFLEDGKFVFSNRMDFSRRGLDIYGIGEENDKKSS
- a CDS encoding GMC family oxidoreductase, which produces MATKLKSVNVVTIGVGLAGSILGKELAASGLKVVGLERGSMRDTVPDFQSPNMHDELRFAVRKGLMQDNVKEAITARNNVNETALPMRRWDSFLPGTGVGGASVHWNGQTFRFQVADFISRSYHEQKYGKKFIDPELRIQDWGVTYDDLEKHFDRFEYLCGTSGKAGNIKGKIQPGGNPYEGWRSREYPTPPMKEPYFAALFGKAARELGYKTFPQPSSNLSQPYVNPEGLAMNACVFCGFCERFACEHYAKSSPQTMILPLALKNPNYELRTGCQVLKINLDSTKKKATGVTYVDSAGREFEQPADLVLVTAFAVNNVRLLLLSGIGQPYDPQTEKGVVGRNYAYQTMSSAQVFYDENVNINPFMASGANGTMIDDFGGESFDHGPHKFIGGAYVGSIMTNGRPIEFHPTPPGTPAWGLEWKKAVAKHYNHTVALNIHGSSSSSRWNYLDLDPTYKDAWGLPLLRMTFDFPDNDIRMAKFVTEKTKKIGEAMGGKTVVATARQKPWNTTVYQTTHTTGGTVMGNDPSTSVVNRYLQSWDVPNVFVIGASNFPQNAAYNPTGTVGALIYWCLDALKEKYLKKPGPLV